In Aspergillus nidulans FGSC A4 chromosome IV, a single window of DNA contains:
- a CDS encoding uncharacterized protein (transcript_id=CADANIAT00000641): MRSPDSWLSLKPRKTAWVALAAICLACTLLLLFHQYEDIPLSSSSNLPATKVLETQTSGDFRNTPTTPSSSSSSSSSATKYNPSNAVQGDRRCQAFADPGNVAFVIKTGATEVYEKLPTQLLTTLGCVQDFLLFSDLDEQIGPYRLRDTLADFNETLKATLPDFELYRLQHEFRRTNQDMAPLKGEHAWKLDKYKFLHMVEKAWLERPGRDWYFFFETDTYIVWTNLVLWLQRISPPTEPLYLGSVAYFMNDPFAHGGSGIMISGKLLEQFIGGEPGLANKYDDAFTSNCCGDSVLANTIRAELDIQVQNMFPQINGEKPSTLPFGPTHWCQPVVTMHHLHPRERTAIFDFEQARPDLTQPLTFAELSHLSFPNATMLEFEEDWDNLSNIGIEFAGALSPSLEACRDACKGLKQCFQWRYDTEGKCEVSTQAFRIGGKRWPTKDGKRVFSGWNVDVIRQWREENPCHGVKWVDPNPPNS; encoded by the exons ATGCGATCACCGGACTCGTGGCTTTCTCTTAAGCCCCGGAAGACCGCGTGGGTGGCGCTGGCCGCCATTTGCCTGGCCTGCACTCTCTTGCTGCTCTTTCATCAGTATGAGGACATCCCActgtcctcatcctcaaaccTACCAGCCACCAAAGTCCTGGAAACTCAGACTAGTGGTGATTTCAGAAACACGCCAACCActccaagcagcagcagcagcagcagcagtagtgCCACCAAATACAACCCCAGCAATGCCGTGCAAGGCGATCGCCGCTGTCAAGCCTTTGCTGACCCCGGCAACGTCGCCTTCGTGATCAAAACCGGCGCTACTGAAGTCTACGAGAAACTCCCCACGCAGCTCCTTACCACACTCGGCTGCGTCCAAgacttcctcctcttctccgacCTTGATGAGCAAATTGGTCCCTACCGTCTTCGCGACACTCTCGCCGACTTCAACGAGACTCTCAAGGCCACGCTCCCTGATTTCGAGCTATACCGTCTGCAGCATGAGTTCCGTCGTACAAACCAGGATATGGCGCCCCTAAAGGGCGAGCATGCATGGAAGCTCGATAAATACAAGTTCCTGCATATGGTGGAAAAGGCGTGGCTGGAGCGCCCGGGTCGCGATTGGTACTTTTTCTTTGAGACGGATACGTACATTGTGTGGACTAATCTGGTGCTTTGGCTGCAACGTATTTCGCCGCCTACTGAGCCGCTATATCTGGGCTCTGTTGCGTACTTTATGAATGATCCTTTTGCGCACGGTGGCTCCGGGATTATGATTTCCGGTAAGCTCCTTGAGCAGTTCATTGGTGGGGAGCCCGGGCTCGCCAATAAGTACGACGATGCTTTTACGTCAAACTGCTGCGGAGACTCTGTGCTCGCGAACACCATCCGCGCGGAGCTGGACATCCAAGTCCAGAATATGTTTCCTCAAATCAACGGAGAGAAGCCGTCTACGCTCCCGTTCGGCCCGACGCACTGGTGCCAGCCCGTCGTGACAAtgcaccacctccacccgCGGGAGCGAACGGCGATCTTTGATTTCGAGCAGGCTCGGCCGGACCTAACT CAACCACTAACCTTCGCCGAACTCTCCCACCTCTCTTTCCCCAACGCCACAATGCTTGAGTTCGAAGAGGACTGGGACAACCTCTCGAATATCGGGATTGAATTCGCTGGCGCGCTCTCCCCCTCCCTGGAAGCCTGCCGTGACGCCTGCAAGGGCTTAAAGCAGTGCTTTCAATGGCGGTATGATACAGAGGGGAAATGCGAGGTGTCGACGCAGGCGTTCCGCATCGGCGGGAAGAGATGGCCGACCAAGGACGGGAAACGGGTTTTCTCGGGGTGGAACGTTGATGTGATAAGGCAATGGAGAGAGGAGAATCCTTGCCATGGGGTTAAGTGGGTTGATCCGAACCCCCCTAATTCATGA
- a CDS encoding uncharacterized protein (transcript_id=CADANIAT00000642), whose product MRMPLPFPFSNAENENNPPSKYTYDMNPDVDLSWNDVFFATLWNENRASQGGNPYFSSSYFRINASSSTTTTSTQAPSSTPVANNTDTTADSQSTIPSLSGNDGESGLDAGAKVGIGVGVGLGVPALALAGLAAFYFRRRAKIQAQQLQMQQAQQYPPGVGAAGQYGGQPSQPVSELSGPAPYKPPTNAQYRAPSEIEASNVGAGVQSRFQELSGN is encoded by the exons ATGAGAATGCCTCTGCCATTCCCCTTTTCG AACGCAGAAAATGAAAACAATCCGCCCAGCAAGTACACCTACGACATGAACCCAGACGTCGACCTAAGCTGGAACgacgtcttcttcgccacCCTCTGGAACGAGAACCGCGCTTCACAGGGCGGAAATCCCTACTTCTCCTCATCCTACTTTCGCATCAAcgcctcatcctcgacaaCCACAACTTCAACACAAGCCCCATCCTCAACCCCAGTCGCCAACAACACCGACACCACCGCCGATTCCCAATCAACCATCCCCTCCTTATCTGGTAATGATGGCGAGAGCGGCCTCGACGCTGGCGCCAAAGTCGgcatcggcgtcggcgtAGGCCTGGGCGTGCccgccctcgccctcgccggTCTCGCAGCCTTCTACTTCCGCCGTCGCGCTAAGATCCAGGCGCAGCAGTTACAGATGCAGCAGGCGCAACAGTATCCACCGGGGGTTGGAGCGGCGGGACAGTATGGCGGGCAACCCAGTCAGCCAGTCTCCGAACTGAGTGGTCCTGCACCGTATAAACCGCCTACTAATGCTCAGTATAGAGCACCGAGTGAGATTGAGGCGTCGAATGTGGGTGCTGGTGTGCAGTCGAGGTTTCAGGAGTTATCTGGGAACTGA
- a CDS encoding glycosyltransferase family 32 protein (transcript_id=CADANIAT00000640): protein MASLMVSSSRYVAAIVVFLLIFNMYLFHRVIRLNTKNESLEMSLQTSLPAAITSKIDSATVTVTATVTATKTINAEKTANAPAPANGLKSQPDEDTTTGIKALLAHEASPTFPAKIWHKCGPKGVNEHAQKLMDLWLEKNPHFRHELLTDESADQYVRENYADWPDVLETYMALQVPILKADFLRVLILYADGGIWSDLDVQDEVPVSEWIPEKYTEDTEHPVNVVVGIEFDGWQFTSWTIMAKPHLLHFKNVIEYVVKQLKTTAIENHVSLSQVTKAMVGEVVAVTGPQAITMALLQSVSEETGQDITKQHIRQLKEPKLLGDILVLPQAAFAALQGGNPTDQGPYLVSHQYAGSWKNDVGGEEGQNPPAPKETAASS, encoded by the coding sequence ATGGCGAGCCTCATGGTGAGCTCAAGTCGCTATGTGGCGGCCATTGTCGTCTTTctgctcatcttcaacatgtACCTTTTTCACCGAGTGATCCGTCTCAACACGAAAAATGAATCCCTTGAAATGTCACTACAAACCTCTCTACCTGCCGCGATCACCTCCAAAATAGATTCCGCTACTGTAACTGTCACTGCCACAGTGACGGCTACGAAAACCATCAACGCCGAGAAGACCGCAAACGCACCCGCACCCGCGAACGGACTCAAATCTCAACCCGACGAGGACACCACTACAGGCATCAAGGCCCTTCTCGCACACGAAGCTTCTCCTACATTCCCCGCGAAGATATGGCATAAATGCGGTCCGAAGGGTGTCAACGAGCATGCTCAGAAGTTGATGGACCTATGGCTCGAGAAGAACCCCCATTTCCGCCATGAGCTCCTCACCGACGAGAGCGCCGACCAATACGTCCGAGAGAACTATGCGGATTGGCCGGACGTGCTCGAAACATATATGGCCCTCCAAGTGCCCATTCTCAAAGCCGATTTTCTTCGCGTCCTCATTCTATACGCCGACGGCGGTATCTGGAGCGATCTCGATGTCCAAGACGAAGTTCCTGTGTCCGAGTGGATTCCTGAAAAGTATACCGAGGATACGGAACACCCCGTCAACGTGGTTGTCGGCATAGAGTTCGACGGATGGCAGTTCACCAGCTGGACCATTATGGCCAAGCCGCATCTCCTACACTTCAAGAATGTCATCGAGTATGTCGTGAAACAGCTCAAGACAACGGCAATTGAAAACCATGTCAGTCTGTCACAAGTCACGAAAGCCATGGTCGGGGAGGTAGTGGCTGTCACCGGCCCGCAGGCTATTACGATGGCGTTGCTTCAAAGCGTCTCTGAGGAGACCGGTCAGGATATCACGAAACAACACATCCGCCAGCTGAAAGAGCCGAAGCTCCTCGGTGATatcttggtcctaccacaagcCGCCTTTGCAGCGCTGCAAGGTGGCAATCCGACGGATCAGGGCCCATACCTAGTATCACATCAGTATGCCGGGTCGTGGAAGAACGACGTTGGTGGGGAAGAAGGCCAAAATCCGCCTGCGCCGAAGGAAACAGCAGCCTCTTCATAA
- a CDS encoding protein ppk33 (transcript_id=CADANIAT00000643): MNEKRGGHELWSAMEALQRSQSPFAGKINSQSSNTGCKRPASINFPVASRRTLLFNHISFRPHFSFLPLPKPRPPDNPSTSSLSLLAPPFLHSGLDAVNLQLNPAVRCSFRISVLFPRSPSVNHEQPRPQPVRFSNSYHNSDGRLSQMGNSQGRQVASDNEVNLNQFRLLRVVGKGAFGKVRIVEKKDTGLTFALKYIRKEEEYMCVFTSGDIRTVADFTSYIVVDLMNGGDLRFHISRKCFTEEAVRFWLAELGCALRYIHSQGIIHRDVKPDNVLLDSEGHVHLADFNVASDFRPGKPLTSRSQDTLSENIKKAQPKYYVTNPAVSIPCLRAMSALMEKDRSKRIGAVSFESFTSHQFFADIDFEALERKEVPPVFRPSSDKTNFDATYDLEELLLEEAPLEARARRQKPRAELREDATAKEIREDELHRLIETMFEPFDYTAVTYRGNAAEAIASVANPEDCIQTAASSTHSRHYSQPDSTRGSPARAEGSPSRLTLPDNQSSIGVALEGTTSQPLSPASQTPPPATAPNFARPFVPPAAARARPTARKTSKGGGVQMVLEEAGSWSELADQSATLPAEGFDASGKGKSTNSGMLSFLSRKKGRDRSPKPQEPGVLGKEGARQIIS, encoded by the exons ATGAATGAAAAACGTGGCGGCCACGAGCTGTGGtcggccatggaagccctgCAAAGGTCACAGTCACCTTTTGCAGGGAAAATCAATAGTCAATCCAGTAACACTGGATGCAAA CGGCCCGCCTCCATCAACTTCCCCGTCGCCAGTCGACGAACTCTCCTTTTCAACCACATCTCGTTTCGCCCTCACTTCAGTTTTCTGCCCCTTCCCAAACCCCGTCCTCCCGACAATCCCTCTACTagttctctttctctcttggCTCCGCCGTTTCTCCATTCCG GCCTGGATGCGGTGAATCTTCAGTTAAACCCCGCCGTCCGCTGCTCCTTCCGCATCTCCGTTCTTTTCCCCCGGTCTCCGTCCGTCAATCACGAGCAACCCCGACCGCAACCCGTCCGCTTCAGCAATTCGTACCACAATTCGGATGGAAGGCTGTCGCAG ATGGGAAACTCCCAGGGGAGACAGGTCGCCTCCGACAATGAGG TGAACTTGAATCAGTTTCGGCTACTTCGAGTTGTCGGGAAAGGTGCTTTCGGCAAAGTCCGTATAGTGGAGAAAAAGGATACGGGCTTAACTTTTGCTTTGAAGTATATTCGGAAAGAGGAAG AGTACATGTGTGTTTTTACCTCCGGTGATATTCGAACCGTTGCTGACTTTACAAGCTACATTGTGGTCGATTTAATGAATGGTGGTGATCTGCGATTCCATATCTCGCGAAAATGCTTTACAGAAGAAGCAGTGAGGTTTTGGCTCGCTGAGCTTGGTTGCGCTCTGAGATACATTCACTCGCAGGGCATCATTCATCGAGATGTCAAGCCGGACAATGTGCTACTAGACTCGGAAGGACACGTTCACCTTGCAGACTTT AACGTGGCGTCCGACTTTAGACCTGGAAAGCCTCTCACGA GCCGGTCTCAAGACACCCTCAGCGAGAACATCAAAAAGGCCCAACCGAAATACTACGTTACCAACCCCGCCGTATCCATTCCCTGCTTGCGCGCCATGTCGGCCTTGATGGAGAAGGACCGAAGCAAACGGATTGGCGCGGTTAGTTTTGAGAGCTTTACCTCACATCAGTTTTTCGCAGACATCGACTTTGAGGCACTAGAACGAAAAGAAGTGCCCCCGGTATTCCGGCCATCCAGCGACAAGACGAACTTCGATGCTACGTATGACCTGGAGGAGCTACTCTTGGAGGAAGCTCCGCTCGAAGCTAGAGCGCGAAGGCAGAAACCAAGAGCTGAGCTGAGGGAGGATGCGACTGCGAAGGAGATTCGCGAAGATGAACTTCACCGACTGATTGAAACAATGTTTGAGCCCTTTGATTACACAGCCGTAACCTACCGCGgaaatgctgctgaagcaATTGCGTCTGTTGCGAATCCTGAAGATTGTATCCAAACTGCAGCTTCATCAACGCATTCACGACACTACTCTCAACCTGATTCTACGCGAGGCTCACCTGCACGCGCGGAAGGATCGCCGTCTCGCTTGACGCTACCAGACAATCAGTCTTCAATTGGTGTGGCTCTAGAGGGCACAACTAGCCAGCCTCTGAGTCCTGCGTCACAGACACCTCCTCCCGCTACAGCTCCCAACTTCGCTCGCCCTTTCGTCCCACCGGCAGCAGCACGGGCTCGACCAACGGCTCGCAAGACCAGCAAGGGGGGTGGTGTGCAAATGGTTCTCGAGGAAGCGGGCAGCTGGAGTGAGCTTGCCGATCAGAGTGCCACCCTTCCCGCCGAAGGGTTCGATGCTAGCGGCAAAGGAAAGTCTACTAATAGTGGTATGCTTTCCTTCCTGAGCCGCAAGAAGGGACGTGACAGGAGTCCGAAGCCGCAGGAACCTGGTGTTCTGGGCAAGGAAGGTGCACGACAAATCATCAGCTGA